aacatagggactcagtgtcttcatttttaaaaccggatactaaacagaaattcacttcttaacatgaggacgaagtaagcatttaatcattttttattcacTCAAACCTACACTACTAACAAAATCTCCCATTCAAGTTAGTTGTTGTTTATCTCTCCTTTTGAACTTCATTTATTTCATCATCACTTTCAAGCTCCATGTCTTCCGCTAGTTCATTTCTAGCATTGTCATCACTATGTTGTTGCTCACTATGATCACTATAGGGTTCGTCATCACCCCATATCAAACCAGATTCATATGCTCTTTGTAATTGGTGCTACAATTccaacttttttctttttcaaacaagACATATTTATTAATCACAGTTCTCCTGGTTTTAGGATGAAATAGACAATAACCTTTCGATTCACTACTAACACCTAGCAAAATGCAAGAAAAGCTCTTATCATCAAGTTTATCTCGTTTGATGTAAGACTCTAGATGTGGATATTCTTAAACAAGTAACTAGAAAccaatatattaataaaataaagatattttattcaaataccATATGCTTATTGGTCAGAGCTTAGTATAGTGAAGAAGAAAATCtcttttgaatatataaaagttttgtagaaaataaataaaataataattggttaaattaaaattttaataaacaagtgtttatttaaattaaaatatttattttgtcaaatttttattttaaatgacattccttaaatttaattcttttttcaatttgattatgttttaaaaattaaatcaatcattttggtaaactaaaataattatttatagttaaataattatccacaaaataaataaaaattatttataataaaattataaaaaaataattatatttattttcataattataattttattatttttagttattattaaaaaaagtaagcatacatatttttattagtgtAAATACAAGAATGACTTAgagtatctatatatatatatatatatatatatatatatatatatataattaaattgggaaatttaaaaataataaaaacaaaattgaaaagacaACAATAATTATGTGAcataaactattaaaatatagttttttaaacaaaaagaaatggagcgagggaagaagaagaagaactggGTTTGTATTTGCAATTCTTTGTGTGAAGTGTGAAGCTTAAACCCCAAACCAAAACCCTAACGAGGTTGGTTCCCAATTTCCATGGCTTCTGCGCCCAAATCAAAGTTCAGTGTCTATCAAAACCCTTCCTTTTCCGCGGTTCTCACTTCCAACAGTCTTCAACCTTCCAATTTCACCATCCTCTCCATCCTCTCCTTCTTCGCCGCTTCCGCATTCGCCTTTCTCGCTATCATCTTCAGGTGCACACTCACACTTTCTTCTTCACGCGATTAACAACTCACTCTTTATAACACTACTCACACATTGCAGGGAAAATGGCTTTATCGACATTTTGAGCTTCAGAACTTTTTCCCCTTTCACAGCTTGTAAGTTCctaactttaatttttgttcattgcatttttttaattagggtaatttgtaatatttgatCCATTTATTGAACTTCAGATTGGCTTGCCAAGACTCTACAAGCTTTAGTGGGTTTTATCTTGATTGGAACTGTTTCTGCACTCCTCAAAGTTGTGTTTCTACGTAGGGCTAGGTATGCTGGAGGTGTAGTTCCAGTTAAGCCTGTGTCTGATTCTAGCAATGTTAATAAAACTGACATTTTGCTTACCAAACATCAACAAGGGCTTTTAGGAGTGAGGCCGAAGGTTGATTTGGCACAACCTGATTCGGCCAAGAAGCTTCCCAAGTCTAAACCACAATTTCCTTCTTCAGATTTGCTTGTTCCTCTTCATCAGCCCATTCCCAGCCCCACTCGAGGTTCTTCATCTCGCATTGATGTGGATGGTTCAAATTCTAACAGGGGTGCTGCTGTTCGTTCCATTGGTACTCCCTCGAGGTCTCCAGGATCAGCATCGTTGTATCTTGCACCGGGTTTGGTTTCCCCGCCAAGGGGTCCAAATGGAGTGGATTCTGTGGTTTCCAGTCCTTGGTCTAACAGGAGAGCCTCCTCTGCTAGTAAGATAACGTCAGAGGAAAAGCTGGAGAAGTTCCTAGCTGAAGTGGATGAAAGGATCAATGAATCGGCGGGGAAGATGTCTACGCCACCACCTACAGTTCCTGGTTTTGGGATAGTGAGCCCTAATACAGTTACTGGCTCATCTAATACCTCTGGAACTACAAGACTTATGCCATTGAGGCCTGTGAGGATGTCTCCTGGATCTCAAAAGTTTAATACTCCCCCCAAGAAAGGTGAGGGTGAGTTTCCTTCACCAATGTCTATGGAAGAATCTGTTCAAGCTTTTGAACATCTTGGCATCTATCCTCAAATTGAACAGTGGCATGATCAACTCAGGCAATGGTTTTCTTCAGTTCTGCTGAATCCTTTGCTTAACAAGATTGAGACTAGCCACATTCAGGTTCAACTTATTCTTCTTGTGTTCAAATCATGGTTAAACAATCAGAAAAATGTTGTTTGTGAAAATCAATATATGTGACAATAATTTTCAATGACAAAGTATGTTTGAGCTAAAATATTCATGGAGTGTTTATGGACCTCTCATTTGTGTGTTCCAATAAATGGTGTAGAACTGGTTTTGGAGAATTAATTCTTGGTCAATCTACTTTCCTGATTGTGTTTTACTCATGGTTTGATATGTTATTACCAAGAAAAAGGAGTA
The Vigna angularis cultivar LongXiaoDou No.4 chromosome 5, ASM1680809v1, whole genome shotgun sequence genome window above contains:
- the LOC108338863 gene encoding uncharacterized protein LOC108338863; the protein is MASAPKSKFSVYQNPSFSAVLTSNSLQPSNFTILSILSFFAASAFAFLAIIFRENGFIDILSFRTFSPFTAYWLAKTLQALVGFILIGTVSALLKVVFLRRARYAGGVVPVKPVSDSSNVNKTDILLTKHQQGLLGVRPKVDLAQPDSAKKLPKSKPQFPSSDLLVPLHQPIPSPTRGSSSRIDVDGSNSNRGAAVRSIGTPSRSPGSASLYLAPGLVSPPRGPNGVDSVVSSPWSNRRASSASKITSEEKLEKFLAEVDERINESAGKMSTPPPTVPGFGIVSPNTVTGSSNTSGTTRLMPLRPVRMSPGSQKFNTPPKKGEGEFPSPMSMEESVQAFEHLGIYPQIEQWHDQLRQWFSSVLLNPLLNKIETSHIQVMQAAAKLGISITISPVGNDMLSTSATLPTIDKSQDWQSTMSLNEDGLLHQLHSTLVLAIDSSKSKSFVSNILQSAQQASLVPMMQECVDAITEHQRLQALVKGEWVKGLLPQSSVRADYTVQRIRELAEGTCLKNYEYLGSGEVYDKKNKKWTLELPSDSHLLLYLFCAFLEHPKWMLHVDALSYAGAQSSKNPLFLGVLPPKERFPEKYIAVVSTVPSVLHPGACILAVGKQGPPIFALYWDKKLQFSLQGRTALWDSILLLCHKIKVGYGGIIRGMHLGASALSILPVMEAESED